The Natribaculum luteum genome contains the following window.
GTATCGTCGTCACGAGTATGGACAGGAAGCTCCGGCCGCTCGCACGTTCACTTCGCGACGCACCCGTCGTCGGTCGAGACGGATACGAGTACTTCGTCCACGGCGTGACCGACGGCATCCCGCCGGTCGAGCCAGCCGTCATGAACGCCGTCGTCGACGGCATTCGAGAGCGAGTCGACCTCGACGACGTCGAGAAGATCGTCGCCCCCGAGGCGATGGCGATTCACCACGCGACGGCGCTCTCGCTCGAGACCGAGATCCCGTTCGTCGTCGTTCGCAAGCGGTCGTACGGCTTCCCCGACGAGGTGGCAGTCCACCAGGAGACGAGCTACGGTGAGAGCGACCTACATCTCAACGGCGTCGAAGCCGGTGACAGGGTCTTGCTCGTAGACGACGTACTCTCTTCGGGCGGGACGATCAGGGCGGTCTGTGCGGCGCTCGAGGAAGCCGGCGCGGAACTGGTCGACGTCGTGGTCGTCTTGCGTCGAGTCGACACCGATCCTGGCGAGTTGCCGGTCGAGGTGACGAACCTGCTCGACGTAAAAGTCGAAGATGGATCGGTCGTCGTC
Protein-coding sequences here:
- the hpt gene encoding hypoxanthine/guanine phosphoribosyltransferase encodes the protein MDRKLRPLARSLRDAPVVGRDGYEYFVHGVTDGIPPVEPAVMNAVVDGIRERVDLDDVEKIVAPEAMAIHHATALSLETEIPFVVVRKRSYGFPDEVAVHQETSYGESDLHLNGVEAGDRVLLVDDVLSSGGTIRAVCAALEEAGAELVDVVVVLRRVDTDPGELPVEVTNLLDVKVEDGSVVVAD